The following coding sequences lie in one Cannabis sativa cultivar Pink pepper isolate KNU-18-1 chromosome 5, ASM2916894v1, whole genome shotgun sequence genomic window:
- the LOC115716314 gene encoding DEAD-box ATP-dependent RNA helicase 5 translates to MGMGRKQREVEACETAIDPELKAEKKNRKKLKNHSIEEENNHAPKRSLEDIKSQEGSDSKELNKKKKKKKNKHKNVDESENEKQTEVEEEKPERNIVNGGGEVNVPVKDEIVLVTGKDAEEAKYAPLKSFKEANLPSDVLQCCQNFDSPSPIQSRAWPFLLDGRDFIGIAATGSGKTLAFGVPAIMHIMKKRDGKFLRGRTPLCLVMSPTRELAQQIADVLCDAGKPCGVTSVVLYGGTSKERQITALKSGVDIVIGTPGRLKDLIEMGFCCLKDVTFGVLDEADRMLDMGFEPEVRYILSQTCSVRQMVMFSATWPFEVHQLAQEFMDPNPVKVVIGSEDLSANHDVMQIVEVLEERSRDARLIALLEKYHKSQSNRVLVFVLYKLEATRVEHMLQKGGWKAVSIHGNKAQTERTKALSLFKNGACPLMVATDVAARGLDIPDVEVVINYSFPLTTEDYVHRIGRTGRAGKKGVAHTFFTQQNKGLAGELVNVLKEAGQIVPVSLLKFGTHVKKKESKLYGAHFKEIPVGAPKAKKITFNNSDDED, encoded by the exons ATGGGGATGGGTCGTAAACAAAGAGAAGTAGAAGCCTGTGAAACCGCCATCGACCCTGAGCTCAAGGCTGAGAAGAAGAACAGGAAGAAGTTAAAAAACCATAGTATCGAAGAAGAGAATAACCATGCCCCAAAGAGAAGTCTTGAAGACATTAAATCCCAGGAAGGTTCTGATTCCAAGGAGTtaaacaagaagaagaagaaaaagaagaataagcATAAGAATGTGGATGAAAGTGAGAATGAGAAACAAACGGAAGTAGAGGAGGAGAAGCCAGAGAGAAATATCGTTAATGGCGGTGGTGAAGTAAATGTTCCGGTCAAAGATGAGATTGTTTTGGTTACTGGGAAGGACGCTGAAGAAGCCAAATACGCTCCTTTGAAATCCTTTAAGGAGGCGAATCTGCCCAGTGATGTTCTTCAGTGCTGCCAGAATTTCGACAGCCCTTCTCCGATTCAGTCTCGGGCATGGCCTTTTCTATTGGACGGTCGAGATTTTATCGGGATTGCTGCAACTGGGTCGG GTAAGACTTTGGCGTTTGGGGTACCGGCAATAATGCATATTATGAAGAAGCGGGATGGCAAGTTCTTAAGAGGGAGGACTCCGCTTTGCCTTGTAATGTCACCTACGAGGGAGTTAGCTCAGCAA ATTGCAGATGTTTTATGTGATGCGGGGAAGCCTTGTGGTGTTACTTCAGTAGTCTTGTATGGAGGGACATCCAAAGAACGTCAAATAACTGCTCTGAAGTCTGGTGTT GATATTGTCATTGGAACTCCTGGTCGTTTGAAGGATCTGATTGAGATGGGGTTCTGCTGTCTTAAGGACGTAACTTTTGGG GTCCTTGATGAAGCAGATAGAATGCTCGATATGGGATTTGAACCAGAAGTTCGCTACATATTGAGCCAGACATGTTCAG TTCGCCAAATGGTGATGTTCAGTGCTACATGGCCGTTCGAAGTTCATCAATTAGCTCAGGAATTCATGGATCCAAATCCGGTTAAG GTTGTTATAGGTTCAGAGGATTTATCTGCGAACCATGATGTTATGCAGATAGTTGAG GTTCTGGAGGAGCGATCACGTGATGCACGTCTGATTGCTTTGCTGGAGAAATACCACAAATCCCAAAG CAACAGAGTGTTGGTATTTGTCTTGTACAAACTAGAAGCAACCCGGGTTGAACATATGCTGCAAAAAGG GGGTTGGAAGGCTGTTTCTATACATGGAAACAAAGCACAGACTGAACGTACCAAGGCACTATCATTATTCAAGAATGGAGCCTGTCCATTGATG GTAGCAACAGATGTGGCAGCTCGTGGATTAGATATTCCAGATGTTGAAGTAGTTATTAACTATAGCTTTCCTCTGACAACAGAAGATTACGTCCATCGCATAGGGCGGACTGGACGGGCCGGTAAGAAAGGTGTTGCTCACACTTTTTTCACCCAGCAAAACAAG GGACTAGCTGGGGAACTGGTAAATGTTCTCAAAGAAGCTGGGCAAATTGTACCAGTTTCCCTATTGAAGTTCGGCACTCACGTAAAGAAAAAG GAGTCAAAGCTTTATGGAGCTCACTTCAAGGAAATTCCTGTTGGTGCTCCCAAGGCCAAAAAGATTACATTTAACAACTCTGACGATGAAGACTGA